The DNA region GAGGCGGGCCGCGGAAACGGTAAAGGAGGCGCGATGCAGGATGGACACAGGGTTACCTAGAGGTTTAATTCAACCGCTATTGTATAATCGCAGGTTTGAAACAGTTGCGTCATTTTCCTTGAGCCCGGTTTTAGGCGAAAGTGGCGTTTATTATCGTGGTGTTTAAGGCACCTGATCGCGTTCCGATCGTCGAGGTCTTCATGAAGCGTATGCTTTCCAGAATCGCAGTTGTCAGCAGCGTACTGCTGGCGTCTTCCGCAGTTTCAATGGCGTACGCTGCCGACGTAGCCGTCGCCAAGCCTGATGCCGCCAAAGGCGAGCAGCTATACGCCAATGGCGACGCCGCCCGCGGCATCCTGGCCTGTGCCAGTTGTCATGGCGCAGCCGGCAACAGCACGATTCCAATGAATCCCAATCTTGCTGGCATGCCCCACGAGTACACCGTGAAGCAATTGGTCGACTTCACTGCCAAAGACGATCAAACTCCCCCTGCCCGGCGTGCCGCAGGTGGCGCCAACTCGATCATGACGCCGTTTGCCACAGCGCTTACGCTGGAAGACAAGCAAAACATCGCGTATTACCTGGCCTTGCAGAAGCTTGACTTTGACACCGCTGCAACGGCAACCAACGAAGCCACCATGGACCGCGGCCAGCACATCTGGCGCGGCGGTCTGCCAGAGCGCAATGTCCCGGCCTGTGCAGGTTGCCATGCACCCAACGGTGCGGGCGTGCCCAGTACCTTCCCTCGTCTGGCAGGTCAGCATCCCAGCTATATTGCCGACCAGCTCAAATTGTTCCGCAGCGGCGATCGCGGCAACGGTCCCATCATGCACGACATTGCCGATCGCATGTCCGACTCCGATATCGCCGCCGTTGCTGATTACGCTGCCGGCTTGCGCTAATTAAGGCACGGCTGGACGGCACCCGGGCGGCAACCGGTCTAAAATGCAGGGGACGCTCTTGGGCATCCCCTTTTTTGTGAAGTCTACTTCCGTGAATCACTCTACCACCACCCGCCGTATCG from Pollutimonas thiosulfatoxidans includes:
- a CDS encoding c-type cytochrome, with translation MKRMLSRIAVVSSVLLASSAVSMAYAADVAVAKPDAAKGEQLYANGDAARGILACASCHGAAGNSTIPMNPNLAGMPHEYTVKQLVDFTAKDDQTPPARRAAGGANSIMTPFATALTLEDKQNIAYYLALQKLDFDTAATATNEATMDRGQHIWRGGLPERNVPACAGCHAPNGAGVPSTFPRLAGQHPSYIADQLKLFRSGDRGNGPIMHDIADRMSDSDIAAVADYAAGLR